In the genome of Borreliella burgdorferi B31, one region contains:
- a CDS encoding DUF228 domain-containing protein has protein sequence MALKGKGQAKSPNVDDNPQLGLESEIPVAPRSKRQTRQAEEVQAKDPYLDSVKELDDVLLKFKKYSKSMSSIENKVFSSSGGCFKSKNERVNAYSFTCSSFADKIEEYSYDPANSFPYKRGVKLVLKESSIYVEVGADTDMYGICVDVCEFSSTAYVLPITNNFEGYLVTRNPSIKMGEILDINNNGVIIKAGGGPPTVINAYALSDSFTINFAPEDEHQDQARYPKQEYSINLIKVAIFGNRGLEKTVTPEAGG, from the coding sequence ATGGCTTTAAAAGGCAAAGGGCAAGCTAAATCTCCTAATGTTGATGATAATCCACAATTAGGGTTAGAATCAGAAATTCCAGTTGCTCCTAGATCTAAACGTCAAACAAGACAGGCTGAAGAAGTACAAGCAAAAGATCCTTATTTAGATTCGGTTAAAGAACTTGACGATGTTCTTTTAAAATTTAAAAAATATTCAAAATCAATGAGTTCGATTGAAAATAAGGTTTTTAGTAGTTCGGGCGGTTGTTTTAAATCAAAGAATGAGCGAGTTAATGCTTATTCTTTTACATGTTCAAGCTTTGCAGACAAAATAGAAGAATATTCTTACGACCCAGCAAATAGTTTTCCATATAAGCGTGGGGTTAAACTTGTTCTAAAAGAGAGCTCTATATATGTTGAAGTTGGTGCTGATACTGATATGTATGGGATATGTGTAGATGTATGTGAGTTTAGTAGTACTGCGTATGTATTGCCAATTACGAATAACTTTGAAGGGTATCTTGTTACAAGAAATCCGAGTATAAAAATGGGAGAAATATTGGATATAAATAACAATGGGGTTATTATCAAGGCTGGTGGTGGGCCACCAACCGTAATTAATGCATATGCCCTCTCTGATTCATTTACAATCAATTTTGCACCCGAAGATGAACATCAAGATCAAGCTAGATATCCCAAACAAGAGTATTCTATTAATTTGATAAAAGTTGCAATTTTTGGCAATAGAGGCCTTGAGAAAACAGTAACACCTGAAGCTGGTGGTTAA
- a CDS encoding DUF764 family protein → MIFTLDMVLNHLTKIFKGFKAYATENNFECDIINTYNHPYLSKITAASSNIIALKFAGTENLFDHNSRAGVFYENALEFSINFQIYIIAIVLNAKDFDANSRMLMLYSMLSDFLHNKAHKYTLPSLQPEYINKINFYIYPTSNMQTVGLINLGTKYSNHAYSASIAFNASVKAIEILKEEYEIAARYN, encoded by the coding sequence ATGATTTTCACTTTAGATATGGTATTAAATCATTTAACTAAAATATTTAAAGGGTTTAAGGCGTATGCAACTGAAAATAATTTTGAGTGCGATATCATAAATACCTACAATCATCCATATCTTTCAAAAATCACAGCTGCTAGCTCAAATATAATAGCATTGAAATTTGCTGGTACAGAAAATCTATTTGATCATAATTCTAGAGCAGGTGTATTTTATGAGAATGCTTTGGAATTTAGTATAAATTTTCAAATATATATTATTGCAATAGTGTTAAACGCCAAAGACTTTGATGCTAATTCACGCATGTTAATGCTTTATAGTATGCTTAGTGACTTTCTACACAATAAAGCTCATAAGTATACTTTGCCCAGTCTACAACCCGAATATATTAATAAAATTAACTTCTACATTTACCCAACATCTAATATGCAAACAGTTGGACTGATTAATTTAGGCACAAAATATAGCAACCATGCATACAGTGCATCTATAGCATTCAATGCTAGTGTAAAAGCAATTGAAATTTTAAAGGAGGAATACGAAATTGCCGCAAGATACAATTAG
- a CDS encoding DUF228 domain-containing protein yields MSDGITKIKEDFDKKVAEIKALMKNPQQDAGLLSNSVDFRDKNLIYSNSDGVFTSSKDKIENYPAKGYPYKRGVKLSFSADSTTELEVEAGGGDDLYGICTDIDEFTGMATVVPITNNFTGYLTFKKNGNGVNPGDKLHFNAQGELEKNGGNDKSVNAIALSKVHKLTEELSIVLASVFGNRALKGN; encoded by the coding sequence ATGAGCGATGGTATTACAAAAATAAAAGAAGATTTTGATAAAAAAGTTGCAGAAATTAAAGCATTAATGAAAAATCCTCAGCAAGATGCTGGTTTGCTTAGTAATTCTGTAGATTTTAGAGATAAAAATCTAATTTACTCCAATTCGGATGGAGTTTTTACTAGTAGTAAAGATAAAATAGAAAATTATCCTGCTAAAGGGTATCCATACAAGCGTGGAGTCAAGCTTAGTTTTAGTGCAGATAGTACTACAGAGCTAGAAGTTGAGGCTGGTGGTGGGGATGACTTGTACGGAATATGCACTGATATAGATGAGTTTACTGGCATGGCAACTGTAGTTCCAATTACAAATAACTTCACGGGGTATTTAACATTTAAGAAAAATGGAAATGGTGTAAACCCAGGTGATAAGCTGCATTTTAATGCACAAGGAGAGCTTGAAAAGAATGGGGGAAATGATAAATCTGTTAATGCTATAGCACTTTCAAAAGTACATAAATTAACCGAAGAGTTATCTATAGTGCTTGCTAGTGTTTTTGGGAATAGAGCTTTAAAAGGTAATTAA
- a CDS encoding DUF3890 domain-containing protein yields the protein MSEQKNLQTQVEAEEELLVTKLHSEVLLLLGIDKLALSRQNFLLHLSLLQAILVTRGIDASSLTYEQIFLLTLYHMGCQLRKQGVVQEFEFDRIKKEKFNELELNYYPSSSGGEEGGEGGCGSNKNFCSQLDAFLEKLKRETSTPSCVGVV from the coding sequence GTGAGCGAACAAAAAAACTTACAAACACAAGTTGAGGCTGAAGAAGAACTTTTGGTAACAAAACTTCATTCTGAAGTGTTATTGTTACTAGGAATAGACAAACTTGCATTAAGTAGGCAAAATTTTCTACTTCATTTATCTTTACTTCAAGCTATTCTAGTAACACGTGGGATTGATGCTAGCTCACTTACATATGAACAAATATTTTTACTTACCCTTTACCATATGGGTTGTCAATTAAGAAAACAGGGAGTTGTTCAAGAATTTGAATTTGATAGGATCAAAAAAGAGAAATTCAATGAACTTGAACTTAATTATTATCCTAGTAGCAGTGGAGGCGAAGAAGGTGGCGAGGGGGGTTGTGGCTCAAACAAGAATTTTTGTTCACAACTTGATGCATTTTTAGAAAAATTAAAAAGAGAAACTTCAACGCCATCTTGTGTGGGAGTTGTCTAA
- a CDS encoding DUF1506 family protein, translating to MNGVRKRLSDMSFRMINVFKDPKPLKFYKGTVVKLENDSSYQRVFDKNKYTEFAGVIIDIKPQELAILYDSDMSDIQGYSKLYTYQDLNYELKDRISIADLVYFEIFSIDSSIGYFTLVLKEFIWTN from the coding sequence ATGAATGGTGTTAGAAAAAGACTTTCTGATATGTCATTTCGTATGATCAACGTATTTAAGGATCCTAAACCCTTAAAGTTTTATAAAGGTACTGTTGTAAAGCTTGAAAATGATTCTTCTTATCAGAGAGTATTTGATAAAAATAAGTACACTGAATTCGCAGGAGTTATTATTGACATAAAGCCACAAGAACTTGCAATTCTTTATGATTCTGATATGTCTGATATTCAAGGATATTCCAAACTTTACACATATCAAGACCTTAACTATGAACTAAAAGACCGAATATCAATTGCAGATTTAGTTTACTTTGAAATATTTAGTATTGACTCTTCAATCGGATATTTTACTTTGGTTTTAAAGGAATTTATATGGACAAACTAG
- a CDS encoding DUF228 domain-containing protein, translating to MADTTQLLKDYQEKRSKLEKFMKNPQHDAGLLSNSVEFRDKNIQFFASGGTRTSKFDKLENHPFSGYPYKRGVKRVIQEEKADQIHYEPHVEAGGKDDLYGICIDIDEFSKTATIVPITNNFEGYLVAKDSTLKVKDKLVFNKDGALEKVTGAPPNKATINAIALSDAKQISNDVFLIKVAVFGNKAVSKN from the coding sequence ATGGCAGACACAACGCAATTATTAAAAGATTATCAAGAGAAGAGAAGTAAACTTGAAAAGTTTATGAAAAATCCCCAGCATGACGCTGGTTTGCTTAGCAATTCTGTAGAGTTTAGAGATAAAAACATACAATTTTTTGCCTCTGGAGGCACTAGAACCAGCAAATTTGACAAATTAGAAAATCATCCATTTTCTGGGTATCCATACAAGCGTGGGGTAAAAAGAGTTATTCAAGAGGAAAAAGCTGATCAAATTCACTATGAACCCCACGTTGAGGCTGGTGGTAAAGATGATTTATACGGAATATGCATTGATATAGATGAGTTTAGCAAAACAGCCACTATTGTTCCAATTACAAATAATTTTGAGGGTTATTTAGTAGCAAAAGATTCTACGCTTAAAGTAAAAGACAAACTTGTTTTTAATAAAGACGGTGCTCTTGAAAAGGTGACTGGAGCACCACCAAATAAGGCAACTATTAATGCGATAGCGTTGTCTGATGCAAAACAAATTAGTAACGATGTTTTTTTAATAAAAGTAGCAGTATTTGGAAATAAAGCTGTAAGTAAAAATTAA